One Malus sylvestris chromosome 14, drMalSylv7.2, whole genome shotgun sequence DNA segment encodes these proteins:
- the LOC126599509 gene encoding uncharacterized protein LOC126599509: MDNRLQSLSFAANFSSNAFKILGNSMQVGGAGGEYSADTILRLNSPGSSMPYMPSPKGIKRKWSLVGGSLTQHVSSSLVLGLGRSTSSSDSKGSSATACTTMSSTKEMDEESSMDFELDFALHLGIEKVPSPRKPAKSALELQPKVDLELSLSTGLSESEIASVNPSPGSVLSGMELPLATGRAQNVDGVTSFPLKRRFSMQPLQTSFNPGASVLFNEVSQKIDFTASVPDLSSSMLTTPNSSVTCISSGITQKQQSQHRSSNSKTCQVEGCGKGARGASGRCISHGGGRRCQRSGCHKGAEGRTVYCKAHGGGRRCEFLGCTKSAEGRTDFCIAHGGGRRCSHEGCSRAARGKSGLCIRHGGGKRCQRENCTKSAEGLSGLCISHGGGRRCQTIGCTKGAQGSTMFCKAHGGGKRCTAPGCTKGAEGSTPYCKGHGGGKRCAFQGGGHCTKSVHGGTNFCVAHGGGKRCAMPECTKSARGRTDYCVRHGGGKRCKSEGCGKSAQGSTDFCKAHGGGKRCSWGHPGSVYGGQASAPCNSFARGKTGLCALHSGLVQDNRVHGGITLGPMVQDPKLGKSEKMKEVVIADDMNVDVMNIVSGIRTSATGAYSDLKHGGESSVPTLVPEGRVHGGSLMALLAGDGSDSNANSMGSNPSGPKKSYMMHQNWM, from the coding sequence ATGGACAATAGGTTGCAGAGTCTGAGTTTCGCTgcaaatttttcttcaaatgcCTTCAAGATCTTGGGCAACTCCATGCAAGTTGGTGGAGCCGGAGGGGAGTATTCTGCAGATACTATCTTACGGCTTAATTCCCCTGGTTCTTCAATGCCTTACATGCCAAGCCCAAAAGGAATCAAACGGAAGTGGAGTTTGGTTGGTGGATCTTTGACCCAGCACGTTAGCTCTTCACTGGTGCTTGGGCTTGGCCGTTCAACGAGTTCCTCAGACAGCAAGGGGAGCTCAGCTACTGCTTGCACTACAATGTCTTCAACCAAAGAAATGGATGAGGAGTCCTCGATGGATTTTGAATTGGACTTTGCTCTTCATCTTGGAATTGAAAAGGTACCTAGCCCGAGGAAACCTGCTAAGAGTGCACTGGAACTGCAGCCCAAGGTTGACTTGGAGTTAAGTCTCTCCACTGGGTTGTCTGAATCTGAAATCGCTAGTGTCAATCCAAGCCCCGGCTCGGTCCTTTCAGGCATGGAGTTGCCATTGGCGACTGGTAGGGCCCAAAATGTAGATGGAGTAACTTCATTCCCTTTGAAGCGAAGGTTTTCCATGCAACCATTGCAGACTTCATTCAACCCAGGGGCTAGCGTCCTTTTCAATGAGGTTTCACAAAAGATTGACTTTACTGCTAGTGTTCCGGATCTCTCATCAAGCATGTTAACCACTCCAAATAGCTCAGTCACCTGTATTTCTTCTGGGATAACACAGAAACAACAGTCACAGCATCGCAGCTCTAATTCAAAGACATGCCAGGTTGAAGGGTGTGGAAAGGGTGCCAGAGGTGCCTCAGGCCGTTGCATATCTCATGGTGGTGGTAGGAGGTGTCAGAGATCTGGCTGCCACAAGGGTGCTGAAGGCAGGACAGTGTACTGCAAGGCCCACGGTGGTGGCCGGAGATGTGAATTCCTTGGGTGCACAAAGAGTGCAGAAGGACGTACAGACTTTTGTATTGCTCACGGTGGTGGCCGGAGGTGCAGTCATGAAGGTTGCAGTCGAGCTGCCAGAGGGAAATCAGGATTGTGCATCAGGCATGGTGGTGGCAAGAGATGTCAAAGAGAAAATTGCACAAAGAGTGCGGAGGGCCTTTCGGGCCTTTGCATCTCACATGGAGGAGGCCGTCGATGCCAAACTATAGGATGCACAAAAGGGGCGCAAGGGAGTACAATGTTCTGCAAGGCTCATGGTGGGGGGAAGCGGTGCACTGCTCCTGGTTGCACCAAGGGAGCTGAAGGGAGCACACCCTATTGCAAAGGCCATGGTGGAGGGAAAAGGTGTGCATTCCAAGGTGGTGGGCATTGTACAAAGAGTGTGCATGGTGGTACCAACTTCTGTGTGGCACATGGGGGTGGCAAGCGATGTGCCATGCCTGAGTGCACAAAGAGTGCGAGGGGACGAACTGACTACTGTGTCCGACATGGTGGGGGAAAGAGGTGCAAGTCTGAAGGGTGTGGTAAGAGTGCGCAAGGCAGCACTGACTTCTGCAAGGCTCATGGTGGAGGGAAGAGATGCTCATGGGGCCATCCGGGGTCAGTTTATGGTGGCCAAGCTAGCGCCCCTTGTAACTCATTTGCAAGGGGGAAGACAGGCCTCTGTGCCCTCCATAGTGGTCTGGTTCAAGATAACAGGGTTCATGGAGGTATTACTTTGGGACCTATGGTTCAAGACCCTAAACTTGGGAAGTCGGAGAAGATGAAAGAAGTAGTCATTGCTGACGACATGAATGTTGATGTGATGAATATCGTGAGTGGCATAAGGACTTCAGCAACTGGAGCTTATTCTGACTTGAAACATGGTGGTGAATCTTCAGTCCCCACGCTCGTGCCAGAAGGCAGGGTGCATGGGGGAAGTCTGATGGCTCTGTTGGCGGGTGACGGTTCAGATTCCAACGCAAACAGCATGGGAAGCAATCCATCTGGGCCAAAGAAGTCCTACATGATGCATCAGAACTGGATGTAA
- the LOC126599068 gene encoding uncharacterized protein LOC126599068: MHKPDKEEITFMIERGTYCYKVMPFNLKNTRITYQRLVNMIFKKQIGVTMEVYIDDIMMKVSEVAVSSAHMREELGAKLPVFYTSKALLDAKTRYPKIEKLILVLVVAARKLKPYFQAHIAIVMTQYPLRLILNGSYAFQQIMKWALELGQYGIVY, translated from the exons atgcACAAGCCTGACAAGGAGGAAATTACGTTCATGATCGAGCGAGGCACCTACTGttacaaagtcatgccttttAACCTCAAGAACACAAGAATTACTTACCAACGATTGGTAAACATGATAttcaagaagcaaattggaGTAACCATGGAGGTTTACATTGATGACATCATGATGAAGG TCTCAGAAGTAGCAGTGAGCTCTGCCCAcatgcgagaagagctgggggctaAACTGCCGGTATTTTAtacttctaaagctcttctcgatgcgAAAACTAGATATCCGAAGATCGAGAAATTAATCTTGGTGCTAGTTGTTGCGGCTCGGAAGCTCAAACCATATTTTCAAGCTCATATAGCCATCGTCATGACTCAATATCCTCTACGATTAATCCTAAATGGTTCATATGCTTTTCAACaaataatgaaatgggcattggaacttggccaatacgGCATAGTTTACTGA